TTGTTTTTGGTACTGGATGGCCACATTCTGCGTCCAAGTCTGACATCTACTTCTTCAAAGTTCTTGTGTAACATCTAAGGCATGAAAAAGCTGAAAtcatgcttttttgtttttcctaactCAGTCCTACATAGATTTACAGTCTAGATGATTTTCCACTAAGATTCTTGAGTATAAGACATGAACAGAGAGATAATAGTCTCATTTTCTGGGTTGGGCCTTAAACAAAGGATAACAGCAGAGGCACACTAAATAGTCATGCAACCATTAAGGTGTTTAAAAGCTTTGATTTAAATTCAGCCTCCAAACATAGTCTTTCTATGTTACTCTTATGACAACCTTTCAGTTGAGTGCCCCAGCCAGGGGAAAGGTATTCCCAGGTGGTCTCTCATCTCAAAAGTATTTCTCATCTAACTAGTTTAATCATCACAGCATATGGCACAGGAGTATGAACCACTGTGGGAATGATGATTTTTCtagtggaaaaaacccccacacctGTGGTAATGTTGGGCAAGTGGGACCAGTCCTTAGCAAACCCATCACCTTgagaaactgatttttaaattttttttctgttttatctggGGGGTTTTGCTTGAACGTTTTGGTTAATATTACACAGAGCTAAAATGAATTTACTTTGTCTTATGAGGAATAAAACCTTTTGGTGCAGAAAAGAGACAATTTGTTGCAAATGAATAAGAGTGATTTATCCATGTCCTCAACAGGATCCTGCTTTTATGACAGTGAAAGGTCTTTGGCACCATTTCCTTCATCATTGCCTGTAATGGGGATAGGGAAATTTGAGGCAGATATTAAAAATGCTGGGTCCTCTATGGGTAAAAGCAATATCACTGGGAAAAGAGAGTAATTCAGAACAAACTCCTCAATTTCTTACAAGTTGCCTTAAGTCAATATGGTAACCAAAGGTAATCTTCCATGAGTGCAAGAGTAGAATCATGAAAAAATTGACTGCATCTTGATGTGCTTATATATTATAGGAACCTTGTTTTCTAACAGCTCAAAGTATGTAggaaagtgaaattaaattacaaCCCCATAGATGTGTCCTTCTCTGACAGGGTGTCGCCAGTCAGGGGATGGGATCAAATTCTATTGTTCAGTATGTATTTATTAGAATTTTGTATATGTAAGCATAAAAGCATATATACACTCTGAAATACTGTTTGTTTAGGCCGGCCTTGAAGAACTATTTTGTGTCTCTTTGATTCGGAGTAACATGAGTCACACatacagaaggaaaaggcaACTTGTGTGCCTTTAATCTCTATTATCATAAGGGTAAAAGGGTTATTTGCAAGAATTGCATTTGTTGAAAGAGGGAGAGCGAGAGGAGACTGGTTtatgttggggccctccccccctgccatggagccctgggagatgggccctgggggggagacacggggtttccctgcccctggtcacctttgtttcccattggttgttttgtgttccccggtatggccaaggaccctcgggtcccgtgactgcggagttcctgagctgagccccagccatgcggctggagaaataaacatctctgaaacatctaccacgaatctgtccatatatactttgTTTcccgggactcctggtttgaaatatgcttgttgcagtaatccccgctgcgacAGGTTTAGACCAGCAGAAATGTTCCTGTGCAGTGTGGTCTGTGGCTTAAAGAGTCTGTATCATAAATAACTGAATAATTAAACCCTGCCTCTAGCATTTAAGGTCAGGAACACAGGGATTGACAACTATCATAGGTGTCCTAGGTATCCACAGGACATGACTTTGGGTCTTTGGAATGCCTGTCTAGCAGCTGCACCACAAAAATGATGAAGAGAAGGACTCCCATGCTCTGACATCAGGAAGGAGAGAGATGAGCTGGCCCAGCTCTGTTAAATGCTGCAGGAAACTTAGGAGGCTCCTGATGGCTCACAGGATCATGCTCACAGACAGGTGGAAAGACAGCACAAGATTAAACATCAAAGACTAAATTGCATTACTTTTCCTTATCAGGAATATATACAATTGCTTtggatttttacatttttaaggcAGTTGTGAAGCTTTAGAAGGAGAATCTGAGATTATGGcctgctgaaatattttatgttaatTGAAAGAATCATTCTTCTAAATTTACAGTCCTCACTGAATCATTCTCCTAGACCTTCCATAAAAGGTGTGTCACAATAATCTTAATTTTTTAGTCTTTATTTCTTTGAGTGGTTTTTCATCTGATAGAGAAGCCACAGCTTTTTTAAGAGCACCATGAGAGAAATTATCTCTTTCAGACTGTCTGCCTTAGAGGGCAGTCCCAAGGCACCAAGGAAAAGAGAGATGCTTTAACTGGTGCTGGCAGCTAAGGTGCAGCCTGCATCTGTCTTTACAGGGAACAGATCATTACGTTTGTGAGTCAAGGCAGGGTCTGGGAGCGTGGATATGTGCACAACTGAGAGCAAGGGACTGGAACGTGCACAGAATGTTTCATATCCCCCACATAACCACCAGCTTCCAAGCTTCCTCTTGTGTATCATAGAAACTGTATCAAAAGAAATATTCTCCACCTAGGTCTCTAGTGTACTGGCCTGTCCCCTCTGTGATGTTGCAGCTACTCCTGACCAAGACAATAGAAGTGAAAAGAAAtctaattacttttttttaactcaaaatGTATCAAAATTGTCAGAATTGGAGGAATGTTCTGATAAAACAGCTCCTTCTAATCATTCTGTCGAAACCAAAGCGGTTTTGTTGGGAAAGGTCAGAACAATTTTAGAAAAGTTCTCCCAGATGATTTCAatcttaatttgtttttctgtatgaTGTTCCAATTTGAAGAATGCAAATACTTTCTttccaaaaattaaattaactcTAATAATTAGCAACATAAACAAAGAGTAGTCAAGGGGAAACCAAATGTTTGAATTAAAccctagaaaaatattttgggacAAGTAggagtttattttaaattttgatcTATGTAGTAATTTGGAGAGATTAGCATGCACAAAAAATAActtgaaacacaggaaaagtcTTTTTTGTCCAAATGAACGTGTTTCTGAATATTTCTTGcctagatttttattttgtggggGTTCCCCTAAAACCATTCTGATTAAAATGCAAATGGTACACAACTTAGATGCATTTCTCACTGTCTTTTTACCTGTATTTAGACTTTGTGACCCTTTCAGCTGATTTGCTAGTATCTTTATTCATATTCAGTATGATCACATCAACCAGGAAATTGTCTGACAGTGTCAAACTCAGCTTTAATACAGACTCCTTTTCAGGACAGGCAGCTGGAATGTACATGGTACAAGTCCAGATTTCCCCAAACAttgctcagctgctttcagTGATGCCAGACTCTTTTGAGGCTGAGCCATAGTAAGCTAAATATTGGCTTGGCAGTGATGCAGTAACAGGAGACTGTAGAAGTTACGGATCCTTTTACTCAATGTACTCGTACTATATGTTGTGAGGTGCTGAGAATCAATCTCCAAGGAAATGCCAAGCTAGGATATTTGTATAGAAATAACTTTTCAGGGATATTGGGCTGTAACCTTGATTCCTTTGATTGcccacacagagctgagctctgtTAGGTACAGGTTTCATGAACTGGCTCTGATTTTTTGGGAACTTTCCTATGGCCTACTTCTCTGCTAGGCTCAGAGACACAGACAGGGTAAAATCAATTTCAATTAATGTTGGGTGTGAGGTGTAGGTGTTTGCATTAGAGCTAATCACTGGGTAGCTTTTGTAATCAATGCAAAGAAATGGGTTCCTCTAGTGCATGATCCATCTTATCCCAAGATAAATACGCAGAATGGACTAATTGCACCTTGCAGACGCCTATTTCTCCTGACTGACTGTAGGAAGAGGTTAAATGGCAAGATGCTCTAAAAGTAGAAGTGGGTATTGCTGAAGGAGtcttccagcactgcagtgaaGACAGGTTTTCTCCTCATCTGGTTTTGGCAGCATTCCAGATGTAGATTCATGCCTCACATTTGATGGTGCAGCATGAAGGGAGGTTTTCACAAAAGTCTTGCAGCAGGAGTTATCACAGTGCGGTATTTCCAGGAGAAGTTGTAGTACATTTCCCTGGCCAGAGTGGAGGGTGGACTGGCCACTGTGCTGGTGGACTAGGTTATAAGCCTAATCTGAATACAGTACTATTAGGGCTTTGAATTTTAAGACAATGATATTGATacctgtcatgggttagcaagcatagtcctggaagtgacattcttgcaaagaggtgcttacagctcctctatgacctgacagaacctatcagctggccagtttgaatatagacaattttttaagccacttaaaattttgaccacctctgtggtccacatttaagaatggacaaagtCTGGGGGAGCTctgtctcgtttccggtgctgggacaggtagCTGCCGGGCCTGTACAGGGCCTGGTGGGCCCAGGCCAGGCCCTGTttgggccacagccatcctggagccgtgcagccctgttccacccatggcccccccagccctgctgcgtGCAGACGGAGCAGCCCggtttctctcccctctccagtgcggccaaagatgaagattcagctgaagctgcccactgcccggcaaagatcatgtgaccaacagtgataagcaaaattccagctgcaatgcccaggtgagattaacccttttagtgctgtgaatagctgaaaacctgagggaggagaaagaggagatgcttaaagctgaaaatctgttgtaaagctatggtggtgatagaCTGAtctatcagagtacccgttgtaatttcatgaaagcatgggagtggagcgttcaacttgtacttgcgAGCAAAAGCACCTctgctgaaacaagcaaatgctgaagtagctgtgatttgaagagaaatttcaacagggagagatggaagcgatgaggactcttgctccaattgcaaggagaagacctctgttcctagagatactcccagagatggtcttagagatgaagatgcttttttctcccaggaaaagaggagggcctctattcttagagatgaaattgctcccagagatgggtgaagagaacttttgcttctgaatggctcaaccttaaaattgagattggaccctcaaaagcagttgtgggaaaagctgcaagttgtgggaggggactctcacatgatgcGAGCGGAGAACCAGCCTGGGCAGCTGTCTCATGATACTGaagtgagcagagaaccaacccaggcggcCATCTTGTTGTGATAATATCTCCATAgtatgagcaagagagactcctcttcctaaatgaactgaacaaggttattatggaagtgggtAAatagactgaacatctcaagggttgtctttttacattgtcactgggagaaggcagaaaggtgggaggaggagaagtgttctgaaggtgtggcatgattttatttttttctttttcccttcttttaggtctgtaaATAAACTTCTATTACTGCAAGaattttaaagttcagtctctgcttgtggaaggaccatcccagtctctgcttgtagaagaaCCATCttcctgatggttgacatcctggtcatcatcagaagagtcattaggctgatgatctacattctggtcgccatttggatggttgacGTTCTGgccatcatttggaggttgcctgttctgcctctggtgccgtaggtcagggcgaacacattttgaaggtagccaccgtaccccagtatctgtggaaaagcaagcatacccacgaccccaaacgataagctcatgagggccttcccactggttagtaagtaaattccgtacccagactttCGCCCGGCGCAGTTGTCtctcgcctgcagactgcaatgagagaaaatgattcagaatgaCAGGATTATTTGCATtctgtggtactgtaaggtgattaattgtatacaaagcttttgctagttaGCTTCAGTAACCacattcaaaggttcctgtgagaatcattGAAAAGCCCtgataacagcccttaattcaactaactgagcagagtctgactcggaTTGGTGTGTTAATCAACCACCTCAAAGGCAGTGCAGGATACTGTGCGCCCTTacgcacagtgacccctgctaaaaatttgtcccaatctgTACGctccaagctgccaacacatcccgtccccaaaggttaagggaagtgatagcaacataaggcctaactgtagctgtgtgcccctctgagtccttcaccaccacaggccattcttttaaatagctctgtgtggttcctcctactcctgcgatggccgatcccaccggggctaaaggccatgagggaggctatgcagagaaggagatgttagttacatcagcacccatatcaatcaaacctcgaaggtGAATCCGGGGTggacgggcgttcggcaggatcagggtacatgtcatctgtggcctttggtcagagatgtttgcagtccagaaggcctgcagaagtcccgtagatccactgccgttatcttcaTGAGTTGgttgttctatcctggggacacaagacttaaaaggcactaatttaacAAGGCAGGTATTTTTAGGAATAGTTACGGGGGGTTTTTGCATGGAGACCACAGTGCAAATCTGGCCTTTAAAGTCAGcgtcaataactcctgagtgcactaagattccttgatgggcaacatcaggttttcccaccagcatcgcactggatccctgggctaagggtccctATGaatccaagggaaccttataaataccgctgGAGTCTAAGATGACTGCGGCTGTGGTGTGGACGTCAAACTTGTCTGATCCGTGGGTgctgtctgatccctgggtgctgtctctatggtggctgggtaggcctgtgcctgtacctgtgccactctctgggggagggactgcatcggagagcaattccccctccttgcaccccggcaGAAGTTTCCTGGCAACGGCCGACCATCGGCATGAGTCAGGGATCTACAATAGTccgagcaatgccctggcctgccacacctcttgcactgggggattggtgtgttctctttttggctcggcttaggccgcttcTGTTTTCTcgcctgttttggttgctttggttcacgaccagaagatgtgtgaacaggctgcaggaacgcagccaaagcagaccttttctggttcccagatcccaccttagcacaggcttcgaccatgtctgttacctcagaaTCCCCTGgcaaggcatctatgatttttctgcactctttATTTGcattatctctcactaactgccttaacaacaactgtcttaacccgtcatcctcaacctgcttctcgagagaagcagcgactttctctacaaaggagaggaatgactctgatttcccttgaactatttcagtgtATCGCTTTCTAGGCgcagacaactctatggttttcaacagggcagctgtgccaacctgttgagcttgctgcaggatgctagagAGCAAGTTACCCTGTaggctgggatcagagaagggaccagtccccatcaaagcatccattcctgctgtccgtctagatcagcagcagggagctgcatattcaCTAATGCAGCCTTGTTGGcgagctttctccaggttttttcaaaaaatgtaaattgtacaggttgaaatagaatttgacctaagtgtctgatatcaaatggagaaagcaaatctgtatttatcacccttattatctgcataatctcagcagaacctagcccatattgtgccaccttggattggaggtcctgggcaaccttCCAAGCAACTACCTCATACTTATCATGCTCGCCTGAATTTGGGagaaagcttggatctccccttttggggaatccctaccatcctgaacttctggcacagcctgtggatgaagtgtaacagctccccggttacccccagaatcctcagatctatttggcattccaagtgttttcaataacctccagtcaccctcctccaatgctCGCATCTTAACTGACTCTAAGAAGCGACTGTAGTGGTTggacgcactgttaccgtgcagtcctgaaaggtccaggggTGAGACCGGCTCAGCCTTTTTCTTCGCCGCGCGGCTACAGCCGCCTAacgacctggggccagaacctcatctgcctcactgcccgACGATgagtcatcaggcaaaggcaactctgaGGTGCTGGGAGCAAACAGAAATGGACGGAgaggggcactttggctaagttcgctAGAGGCAGAACAGACAGTACAGACAgttggctgtgctgcagtttgAACAGCAGCTTCTTTACAGGAGGCCGTCTTGGCCAATCCTGACCAAACCGGtactgaagctgctgctgccatctctGGGGCTACAGCCGCGCTCGGCGCCGCGATTGTCTCTTGCACCCGAGCCGCGTTCGGCGCAGTCGCTGCCAAAACTGCTCCTGTTTCGTGCTCCCCGGCCGCGCTCGGCACCGTTGCTGGCCCGTGCTCTGCGGCCGTGCCTGGCGCCGCTGCCCCTGGCCGCCGCTCCGTAGCCGCTGCCGCTTCCGGGTTTTCCCGCAGCAGCGCTGCTTCCGGGTTCGCTGCCGGCCATGCCATTTCCTGGTTTGGAGCCACGGCTCCCGCAGGCGGTGCTGGCGGCGTGGGCTCGGTGCGCCTCGCACGGCAGAGTGGCTCTGGCATCCGCTGCAGTAGCAAGCTGAACAGGTCCTCCA
This window of the Corvus hawaiiensis isolate bCorHaw1 chromosome 26, bCorHaw1.pri.cur, whole genome shotgun sequence genome carries:
- the LOC125338432 gene encoding testis-specific gene A8 protein-like; the protein is MPEPLCRARRTEPTPPAPPAGAVAPNQEMAWPAANPEAALLRENPEAAAATERRPGAAAPGTAAEHGPATVPSAAGEHETGAVLAATAPNAARVQETIAAPSAAVAPEMAAAASVPVWSGLAKTASCKEAAVQTAAQPTVCTVCSASSELSQSAPLRPFLFAPSTSELPLPDDSSSGSEADEVLAPGR